The stretch of DNA ACCAGAGTCTAAAATTTCTTTTATGCCTGCTTCAATTTCAGCTTGGTAAGGTTTATTAACGGCGTGCAAATCTAAAAATTTAATCATAATAATGACTATTCCTTATCTCTTTTGATTTCTCTTGCGGGGTTGCCAACAACAGTAGTATTCGCCGGAACATTTTTTGTAACTACCGCCCCTGCTCCCACCATAGCGTTTTCACCAATTACAATACCCGGTAATATCGTGGCGTTCGCTCCAAGAGATGCCCCTTTTTTTATTATTGTCTTTAAAAATTCTTGAGGGTAAACTTTTGAATGTGGAAACTTATCATTAGAAAAAGTTACATTTGGTCCTATAAAAACATTATCTTCAATAGTAATTCCGTCCCAGATTTGTACCCCAGATTTAATGGTAACATTATTGCCAATCACAACGTCATTTTCAATAAAACAGTTAGCACAAATATTGTTATTTTCACCAATTACGGCACCAGACAACACAACACAAAATTGCCAAATCTGAGTATTTTTGCCGATATTGGGGCTTTGCACGTCTGCAAGATGATGAATTTTCATGGCATTAACCCTTACAAATTTTCCGCATACCATTTTGCAGCAAGCGCCAAACCGTCTTCAACACTATACTCAGCCATATAACCCAACGCATTTTGTGCTTTACTAATATCAGCAACAGAATGTCTTATGTCTCCCG from Desulfovibrio litoralis DSM 11393 encodes:
- a CDS encoding acyltransferase is translated as MKIHHLADVQSPNIGKNTQIWQFCVVLSGAVIGENNNICANCFIENDVVIGNNVTIKSGVQIWDGITIEDNVFIGPNVTFSNDKFPHSKVYPQEFLKTIIKKGASLGANATILPGIVIGENAMVGAGAVVTKNVPANTTVVGNPAREIKRDKE